One segment of Carya illinoinensis cultivar Pawnee chromosome 1, C.illinoinensisPawnee_v1, whole genome shotgun sequence DNA contains the following:
- the LOC122304545 gene encoding uncharacterized protein LOC122304545, whose protein sequence is MTQYETLYERKCILPLYWDEVGKSSGYKGKNGDSAESSERYADTRKRDLSFEEDDWVYFKVSLMKGVQHFGKKGKLSMRYIGHFQILEKVGYAAYRVALPDYFGKIHDVFHVSSLKKSFRQQESSFVDPELIQLQLYLIYDVALMQIVDWKEQMLKSKLIRLEKVA, encoded by the exons ATGACACAATATGAAACTCTTTATGAGAGAAAGTGCATATTACCGTtgtattgggatgaagttggcAAGA GTTCGGGTTATAAGGGAAAAAATGGTGACAGCGCAGAGTCCTCAGAAAGATATGCGGATACAAGGAAAAGAGACTTATCTTTTGAGGAAGATGATTGGGTTTATTTCAAAGTCTCTCTTATGAAAGGCGTTcagcattttggtaagaaagGAAAACTTAGTATGAGGTATATTGgccattttcagattttggagaaggttgGGTATGCTGCTTATAGAGTTGcattgccagattattttggaaaaattcaTGATGTATTCCATGTGTCAtcattgaagaagagctttagACAGCAAGAGTCGAGTTTTGTTGACCCAGAGCTCATTCAGCTACAGCTATATCTTATTTATGACGTTGCCCTAATGCAGATtgtggattggaaagagcaaatgTTGAAATCTAAGTTAATACGTTTGGAGAAAGTGGCATGA